A window from Desulfobacterales bacterium encodes these proteins:
- a CDS encoding mechanosensitive ion channel, which produces MIRKKIFKRAIFIFTVLTLSLILNSEGASAEENIASSGDAPAISLPEDMGSAMSREVGQVKEDIQKQARSLFERTPLGWNRMTIDDLAGWFVDLPAKAPSFWGYVKKQGRLIGFVGSLLLLAFILAVFYSFFWQDRILARLEKQVQPLTERLPPSVTPYLISTFRVIVGVLLPLILLGLFSMIIAFIPQRSVWLVFTRQILLLWLIGALVLRLLGELLLRDLLKVELHYGKTIFLFSRLVTIYALSCIAFLWGAEAFRIRDDVQALFYFIVALSIVCALLLLVFQKKALLSFLPQLPYKGYQTFLNLLDRFYLPVMLLTFLTGLLWCFGFRRFAETFWVRTWLLTGVLVLILGVYHLSQKGLRVWIAKKDPAEKQVQFLYRSFRMILIYATLVGALYVTLRLLGFQGYLQRVLSFPLMHVGQTPISVWLLIEAAIILIAFIYLVRLLQAYLDYKVYPSIGVEPGMAYALNTFIKYFGFAVGIVFAFNFVGFDLRAFMVFAGAAGIGIGLGLQSMAANIISGFSIVFGRKIRKDDWIQVGDTRGVVTDIYLRASKLRTRDNIEYLIPNSDFMTQTTVNYTLSSPLIRVHIPVGVSYDADPEQVRQILLEVAKANRNVHRRRKPEVFFDAYGDSSINFDLLVWMDLRKIGENRLRSELYYKIFEALKKAGIEIPFPQRDLHIRSGLPAA; this is translated from the coding sequence ATGATACGAAAAAAAATTTTTAAACGAGCGATTTTTATTTTTACAGTCCTGACGTTATCCCTGATTCTAAACTCCGAGGGAGCGTCTGCAGAGGAAAACATCGCATCCTCCGGGGATGCACCCGCTATTTCACTGCCTGAAGACATGGGAAGCGCCATGTCCCGGGAAGTCGGCCAGGTCAAGGAAGATATTCAAAAGCAGGCCCGTTCGCTGTTTGAAAGGACGCCCCTGGGCTGGAACCGAATGACCATTGATGATCTGGCCGGCTGGTTTGTCGATCTGCCGGCCAAGGCGCCCTCGTTCTGGGGATATGTTAAAAAACAAGGCCGCCTGATCGGTTTCGTGGGTTCGCTATTGCTACTCGCATTCATTCTCGCGGTTTTCTACAGCTTTTTCTGGCAGGATCGGATTCTGGCGCGTCTGGAAAAACAGGTGCAACCCCTGACCGAACGCCTGCCGCCTTCAGTTACTCCCTATCTCATATCCACTTTCAGGGTCATCGTGGGCGTCTTGCTGCCTCTGATACTGCTGGGCCTGTTTTCAATGATCATCGCCTTTATCCCCCAGCGCTCGGTCTGGCTGGTATTCACCCGCCAGATTCTGTTGCTGTGGCTGATCGGGGCCCTTGTGTTGCGGTTGCTTGGCGAACTGCTCTTGCGGGACCTTCTGAAGGTCGAGCTGCATTACGGCAAAACCATTTTCCTGTTTTCACGCCTCGTTACAATCTATGCACTGAGTTGCATTGCTTTTCTGTGGGGGGCCGAGGCTTTTCGGATCCGGGATGACGTCCAGGCGCTGTTTTATTTTATCGTCGCGCTGTCTATCGTCTGCGCTCTGCTGCTGCTCGTTTTTCAGAAAAAAGCCCTGCTGTCGTTTCTGCCCCAGCTGCCCTACAAGGGGTATCAAACCTTTCTCAACCTGCTGGATCGGTTTTACCTGCCGGTCATGCTCCTGACCTTTCTCACCGGCCTGCTCTGGTGTTTCGGCTTTCGTCGCTTTGCCGAAACCTTCTGGGTCCGGACCTGGCTCTTGACCGGCGTCTTGGTCCTGATTCTAGGCGTCTACCATCTAAGCCAGAAGGGACTTCGGGTATGGATCGCCAAAAAAGACCCCGCCGAAAAGCAGGTGCAGTTTCTTTACCGGTCATTCCGGATGATCCTGATTTACGCAACCTTGGTCGGCGCCCTGTACGTGACGCTACGGCTGCTGGGGTTTCAGGGCTACCTCCAGCGCGTGCTCTCCTTTCCGCTGATGCATGTGGGCCAGACGCCGATTTCAGTCTGGCTGCTCATCGAGGCCGCCATTATCCTGATCGCTTTTATCTACCTGGTCCGGCTGCTGCAGGCTTACCTCGACTACAAGGTGTATCCCAGCATCGGTGTGGAGCCCGGCATGGCCTATGCCCTGAACACCTTTATCAAATATTTCGGCTTCGCAGTGGGGATCGTATTTGCGTTTAATTTCGTGGGGTTCGACCTGCGTGCGTTCATGGTCTTTGCCGGTGCAGCCGGCATCGGTATCGGCCTCGGCCTGCAAAGTATGGCTGCCAATATCATTAGCGGATTTTCCATCGTTTTCGGCCGCAAGATCAGAAAAGACGACTGGATTCAGGTGGGGGACACCCGTGGCGTGGTCACGGACATTTACCTGCGGGCTTCAAAATTGCGCACCCGTGACAACATCGAATACCTGATCCCCAACTCCGATTTTATGACCCAAACCACCGTCAATTACACCCTTTCGTCGCCGCTGATCCGGGTTCACATTCCGGTGGGCGTATCCTACGATGCCGATCCCGAACAGGTCCGGCAGATCCTGCTGGAAGTCGCCAAGGCCAACCGCAACGTCCACCGCCGCCGCAAGCCGGAAGTCTTTTTTGACGCCTACGGCGACAGCTCCATCAACTTCGACCTGCTGGTTTGGATGGACCTGCGCAAAATCGGCGAAAACCGGCTGCGCAGCGAACTCTATTACAAAATATTCGAAGCGCTGAAAAAGGCCGGCATTGAAATCCCCTTTCCCCAGCGCGATCTGCATATCCGTTCCGGACTGCCTGCCGCTTAA
- a CDS encoding PD-(D/E)XK nuclease family protein yields MAEIRNEFSWSKSRDEVFMTCPRQYYFNYYGYWGGWKATAPQRTWQIYMLKNLKNRFMWAGDLVHQCIKHTLKNLQRDISVLGAKEIIAITIDRMREEFRSSREKRYRTHPKTCALFEHEYESGLEDAEWKRMAENVTQCLKNFYGSKLFGELKNLPPENWLEIEDFSFFFLNGIKIWAVLDCSFRSDGGVTIVDWKTGRTTREDVSLQLSCYAMYAQEHWKVKPDQIRLIEYNLLSDQKAEFQIGKGEIRDTRSYIKGSVADMQSLLVDVKNNTPKDEEFFKKVDDDKIHDRCNFKKVCFT; encoded by the coding sequence ATGGCTGAAATCCGCAATGAATTTTCCTGGTCCAAATCCCGGGACGAGGTCTTTATGACCTGCCCGCGCCAGTACTATTTCAATTATTATGGATACTGGGGCGGCTGGAAGGCGACCGCGCCCCAGCGGACCTGGCAGATTTACATGTTGAAGAATCTCAAGAACCGGTTCATGTGGGCGGGCGACCTGGTGCATCAGTGCATCAAGCATACCCTGAAAAACCTGCAGCGGGACATATCGGTCCTGGGCGCGAAGGAGATTATCGCCATCACCATCGACCGGATGCGCGAAGAGTTCCGCTCCTCAAGAGAAAAACGGTACCGCACCCATCCGAAGACCTGCGCCTTGTTTGAGCATGAATACGAGTCCGGACTGGAAGATGCCGAGTGGAAGCGCATGGCGGAAAACGTGACCCAATGTCTCAAAAATTTCTACGGATCAAAGCTGTTCGGCGAATTAAAAAACCTGCCGCCTGAAAACTGGCTGGAGATCGAGGACTTTTCGTTCTTTTTTCTGAACGGCATCAAGATCTGGGCGGTGCTGGACTGCAGCTTTCGGAGCGATGGCGGCGTCACCATCGTGGATTGGAAAACCGGCCGGACGACCCGGGAGGATGTTTCCCTGCAGCTCTCCTGCTACGCCATGTACGCCCAGGAACACTGGAAGGTCAAACCGGATCAGATCCGGCTGATCGAATATAACCTTTTGTCCGACCAGAAAGCCGAATTTCAAATCGGCAAAGGAGAGATCCGGGACACCCGCTCCTATATCAAGGGGAGCGTGGCGGACATGCAGTCTCTGCTGGTGGATGTAAAAAACAACACCCCGAAAGATGAAGAATTTTTTAAAAAAGTCGATGATGACAAAATTCACGACCGCTGCAACTTTAAAAAGGTTTGTTTCACCTGA
- a CDS encoding ABC transporter ATP-binding protein, giving the protein MNQNFTPFTKADPVIEVKSVFKSFKTVQAVKGVDLRIDQGQFTALLGPNGAGKTTLVEMIEGIQTPDSGDILIMGEKWKGNEESLHRIIGISLQETHFINKLTVWETLRLFASFYQLDRQRVSEIIETIGLEEKWKSYVGNLSGGQRQRLALGIALLNRPKILLLDEPTTGLDPNARREIWSILLNLKESSQTSLILTTHYMEEAERLCDHIIIIDHGSILKEGTLKELLDNDHGKKIIEFTLEPNCPAHDELNTDAPFPIQWNAGNEKGFITLTQMESQLPEFLSFLKLKNLRLKNLECRRTTLDDLFTSMTGRRLHE; this is encoded by the coding sequence ATGAATCAAAACTTTACACCATTCACCAAGGCAGATCCTGTCATCGAGGTAAAATCGGTTTTTAAATCCTTTAAGACGGTCCAGGCTGTCAAGGGCGTTGATTTGCGTATCGACCAGGGCCAGTTTACGGCGCTGCTGGGCCCCAACGGCGCCGGCAAGACAACCCTGGTGGAAATGATCGAGGGCATTCAGACACCGGACAGCGGCGACATCCTGATTATGGGAGAAAAGTGGAAGGGCAACGAAGAGTCCCTTCACCGGATCATCGGCATCTCCCTGCAGGAAACCCACTTTATCAACAAATTAACCGTCTGGGAAACGCTGCGGCTCTTTGCCAGTTTTTATCAGCTAGACCGGCAGCGGGTTTCCGAAATCATCGAGACCATCGGCCTTGAAGAAAAATGGAAATCTTATGTGGGCAATCTCTCCGGCGGCCAGCGCCAACGCCTGGCCCTGGGAATCGCACTGCTTAACCGTCCCAAAATTCTGCTGCTGGATGAGCCCACCACCGGCCTGGATCCCAACGCCCGGCGGGAAATCTGGTCGATCCTGCTCAATCTAAAGGAAAGCTCGCAAACCTCGCTGATCCTCACCACCCATTACATGGAAGAGGCCGAACGCCTGTGTGACCATATCATTATCATCGATCATGGCTCTATTTTAAAGGAAGGCACCCTCAAAGAGCTGCTGGATAATGACCACGGCAAAAAAATCATTGAATTTACATTGGAGCCGAACTGTCCCGCTCACGATGAGTTGAATACAGACGCACCCTTTCCGATTCAGTGGAACGCCGGAAATGAGAAAGGTTTTATCACACTTACCCAAATGGAGTCGCAATTGCCGGAATTTTTGAGCTTTCTTAAATTGAAAAACCTGCGCCTTAAAAATTTGGAGTGCAGAAGAACAACACTGGACGATCTTTTTACGTCCATGACGGGCAGGCGCCTGCATGAATAA
- a CDS encoding ABC transporter permease, protein MNKLIRREQLFHLVSAHFREVIREPEVLFWGIIFPMLMSLGLGIAFTKKADIVRNVALIDSGRISISATQLPAGIDLFLQQKAERIKADGDEPDRYKIIIKDAQLGNTTFLFQKTGREKAMTLMKRGSLSVVITQTDNRLQYHFDPSNPDAQLTYLKLSKILGGKEAPPGDETADIKALTVRGTRYIDFLVPGLIAMGIMMSCMWGISYGMIEKRSQKLLRRMVATPMRKSHLLMALMIVRMAMNLIESTLLCIFAYLVFSTSIQGSPAALFAVFLAGNIAFAGIAIFVSARTEKTETGNGLINVVVMPMMVLSGIFFSYHNFPEWSLPFIQKLPLTLLADGLRSVFIEGAGFSEISVPAAILTAIGVFFFAVGLKIFKWH, encoded by the coding sequence ATGAATAAACTGATTCGACGGGAACAACTCTTTCACCTGGTCTCGGCCCATTTTAGGGAAGTTATCCGGGAACCCGAAGTCCTCTTCTGGGGCATTATCTTTCCGATGCTCATGTCCCTGGGCTTGGGGATCGCGTTTACCAAGAAGGCGGATATTGTCCGAAATGTGGCCCTGATCGATTCAGGCCGCATCAGCATATCCGCAACCCAACTGCCGGCCGGTATAGATTTATTTCTGCAGCAGAAAGCTGAAAGAATAAAAGCCGACGGGGATGAACCGGACCGCTATAAAATCATCATAAAGGACGCGCAGCTGGGCAATACCACCTTTCTTTTTCAGAAAACCGGCCGGGAAAAGGCCATGACGCTGATGAAACGCGGGAGTTTAAGCGTGGTGATCACCCAAACGGATAACCGACTCCAGTACCATTTTGATCCGTCAAACCCGGACGCCCAGCTCACCTATCTGAAACTTTCCAAGATCCTCGGCGGCAAAGAGGCGCCCCCCGGGGACGAGACAGCCGACATCAAAGCATTAACCGTCAGGGGGACCCGTTATATCGATTTTCTCGTTCCCGGACTCATCGCCATGGGAATCATGATGTCCTGCATGTGGGGCATCAGCTACGGGATGATCGAAAAAAGGTCCCAGAAGCTGCTGCGCAGAATGGTGGCGACCCCCATGCGTAAATCCCACCTGCTGATGGCCCTGATGATCGTTCGGATGGCAATGAACCTGATTGAATCTACCCTTCTCTGTATTTTTGCCTACCTGGTTTTCAGCACCAGCATCCAGGGAAGTCCGGCGGCGCTCTTTGCCGTTTTCCTCGCAGGCAATATCGCCTTTGCCGGCATTGCCATTTTCGTCTCCGCCCGGACGGAAAAGACCGAAACCGGCAACGGCCTCATTAACGTGGTGGTCATGCCCATGATGGTCCTTTCAGGAATCTTTTTCAGCTACCACAACTTTCCGGAATGGAGCCTCCCCTTCATCCAGAAATTGCCCCTGACCCTGCTGGCGGATGGGTTAAGGTCCGTTTTCATCGAAGGCGCCGGATTCTCTGAAATTTCAGTTCCTGCCGCTATCCTGACGGCCATCGGCGTTTTTTTCTTTGCCGTGGGGCTGAAGATTTTCAAATGGCACTAG
- a CDS encoding ABC transporter ATP-binding protein has product MTLLSVEELRVSYGNIKALQGLNFKIDRGEIVCIIGANGAGKSTTLRAISRLVPVEAGTRMFYDGVDLASYAADEVVSKLGISHVPEGRRLFDNLTVMENLKLATFARKDTDRIGKDIDRVFSIFPRLQERVKQKAGTLSGGEQQMLAVGRAYMSGRKVMLLDEPSMGLAPLLMMSMFEALKEINQEGTTILLVEQNARLALQFARRGYVLENGHIVTEGPSEALLNDPEVKKAYLGG; this is encoded by the coding sequence TTGACGCTGTTGTCGGTTGAAGAACTGCGGGTTTCCTACGGCAACATCAAGGCCCTGCAGGGCCTGAATTTCAAAATCGACCGGGGTGAGATCGTCTGCATTATCGGCGCCAACGGCGCCGGCAAGAGCACGACCCTGCGGGCCATCTCCCGGCTGGTGCCGGTGGAGGCGGGTACGCGCATGTTTTATGACGGCGTCGATCTGGCATCGTATGCGGCCGATGAAGTCGTCAGCAAGCTGGGCATCTCGCACGTACCCGAGGGCCGGCGCCTGTTTGATAATCTGACGGTTATGGAAAACCTCAAGCTGGCGACCTTTGCCAGAAAGGACACCGACCGCATCGGCAAGGACATCGACCGGGTGTTTTCCATTTTCCCGCGCCTGCAGGAACGCGTGAAGCAGAAGGCCGGCACCCTCAGCGGCGGCGAGCAGCAGATGCTGGCGGTGGGCCGGGCGTATATGAGCGGACGGAAAGTGATGCTGCTGGACGAGCCCTCCATGGGCCTGGCGCCCCTGCTGATGATGAGCATGTTCGAGGCCCTCAAAGAAATCAACCAGGAAGGCACCACGATCCTGCTGGTGGAGCAGAATGCCCGGCTGGCCCTGCAGTTTGCCCGGCGCGGATATGTGCTGGAGAACGGCCATATCGTGACCGAAGGCCCCTCCGAAGCCCTGCTGAATGATCCCGAGGTTAAAAAAGCCTACCTGGGCGGCTGA